From a single Lolium rigidum isolate FL_2022 chromosome 7, APGP_CSIRO_Lrig_0.1, whole genome shotgun sequence genomic region:
- the LOC124671054 gene encoding oxalate--CoA ligase-like encodes MEEETLTLTALLKAAAAAHPSRRAIAVHGKIDLTHNDLDALVDAAAARLHGAGVRPGQTVALCFPNTVELVITFLAVIRARAVAAPLNPAYTQEEFEFYLSDSEARLLVTNAEGNAAAQAAAAKLGLVHAATTTLVSSAGPLHLAGLPDANQENGAAAAEQENDPSDVALFLHTSGTTSRPKGVPLTQRNLAASVQNIRAAYRFVETDATVVTLPLFHVHGLMCALLSSLASGAAVTLPAGGRFSASTFWADMRAAGATWYTAVPTIHQIILDRHASKPEGHPVLRFVRSCSASLAPVILERLEAAFGAPVLEAYAMTEASHMMTSNPLPEDGARKPGSVGRPAGKMELAVLDEQGKEVAAGSPGEVCVRGANVTAGYKGNPAANAEAFAHGWFHTGDIGVRDAEDGFVRLVGRIKELVNRGGEKISPIEVDSVLLSHPDVAQAVAFGVPDEKYGEEIHCAVIPQDGVSMGEEEVVAFCRRNLAAFKVPKKVYIADDLPKTATGKIQRRIVSQHFFVPPAAAATKA; translated from the exons ATGGAGGAGGAGACCCTGACGCTCACGGCCCTGCTcaaggcggccgccgccgcccacccgtCGCGCCGCGCGATCGCCGTCCATGGCAAGATCGACCTCACGCACAACGACCTCGATGCCCtcgtcgacgccgccgccgcgcgcctccacgGCGCCGGGGTCCGGCCGGGCCAAACCGTCGCGCTCTGCTTCCCCAACACCGTCGAG CTGGTGATCACGTTCCTGGCGGTGATCCGCGCGCGGGCCGTGGCGGCGCCGCTGAACCCGGCGTACACGCAGGAGGAGTTCGAGTTCTACCTCTCCGACTCGGAGGCGCGGCTCCTCGTGACCAACGCCGAGGGCAACGCCGCCGCGCAGGCGGCCGCGGCCAAGCTGGGCCTCGtccacgccgccaccaccaccctcgTCTCCTCCGCCGGCCCGCTCCACCTCGCCGGCCTCCCGGACGCCAACCAAGaaaacggcgccgccgccgccgagcaagaAAACGATCCGTCGGACGTGGCGCTGTTCCTGCACACGTCCGGCACGACGAGCCGGCCGAAGGGGGTGCCGCTGACGCAGCGCAACCTGGCGGCGTCGGTGCAGAACATCCGCGCGGCGTACCGGTTCGTGGAGACGGACGCGACGGTGGTGACGCTGCCGCTGTTCCACGTGCACGGGCTGATGTgcgcgctgctgtcgtcgctggcgTCCGGCGCGGCGGTGACGCTGCCCGCGGGCGGGCGGTTCTCGGCGTCGACGTTCTGGGCCGACATGCGGGCGGCGGGGGCGACGTggtacacggcggtgccgaccATCCACCAGATCATCCTCGACCGGCACGCGTCGAAACCCGAGGGGCACCCGGTGTTGCGGTTCGTGCGCAGCTGCAGCGCGTCGCTGGCGCCGGTGATTTTggagaggttggaggcggcgttcggGGCGCCGGTGCTGGAGGCGTACGCGATGACGGAGGCGTCGCACATGATGACGTCGAACCCGCTGCCGGAGGACGGGGCGCGGAAGCCGGGGTCGGTGGGGCGGCCGGCGGGGAAGATGGAGCTGGCGGTGCTGGACGAGCAGGGgaaggaggtggcggcggggagcCCCGGGGAGGTGTGCGTGCGGGGCGCGAACGTGACGGCGGGGTACAAGGGGAACCCGGCGGCGAACGCGGAGGCGTTCGCGCACGGGTGGTTCCACACGGGCGACATCGGCGTGCGGGACGCGGAGGACGGGTTCGTGCGGCTGGTGGGGCGGATCAAGGAGCTGGTGAACCGCGGCGGCGAGAAGATCTCGCCCATCGAGGTGGACTCGGTGCTGCTGTCGCACCCGGACGTGGCGCAGGCGGTGGCGTTCGGGGTGCCCGAcgagaagtacggcgaggagaTCCACTGCGCGGTGATCCCGCAGGACGGGGTGAGCatgggggaggaggaggtggtggcgttCTGTAGGCGGAACCTGGCGGCGTTCAAGGTGCCCAAGAAGGTGTACATCGCCGACGACCTGCCCAAGACGGCCACCGGCAAGATCCAGCGGCGCATCGTGTCGCAGCACTTCTTCGTGccgccggcagccgccgccaccaAGGCATAG